The following DNA comes from Mycobacteroides immunogenum.
CACGATCGGAATCGTGGTGCCGGTGCCGTCGGCGGTGGTCAGGTCGACATCAAACCGGGAGGTCACATCGGAGTGGTTCGGGACCACGAAGACGTCGTCGTACGTGAGGTCGTACGGCGGCCGCTGCTCGTCCAGAAACTTCATCGTGTGCTGCCCTATGCCTCGTCGTCCGGCCGCTACGCCTCTACTTCGCTACGGTCGCCGCTCCAGAGCGTGTGGAATTTACCGGGGGAGTCGATGCGCTCATAGGTGTGCGCTCCGAAGAAATCTCGTTGCGCCTGGGTGAGTGCCGCGGGCAGGCGATCGGTGCGCAGGCCGTCGTAATAGGACAGCGAGGAGGCGAACCCGGGCACCGGAATGCCCAGCGCCGTCGCTGTGATGACCACGCGCCGCCAGCTGTCGATGCCCTTCTCGACTGCGTCCCGGAAGTACGGAGCCGCAATGAGCGTCGGCAGGTCGGGCTGTTCGGCGAAGGCTTCCTTGACGCGGTTGAGGAACTGCGCACGAATGATGCAGCCGCCGCGCCAGATGGTGGCCAGGTCGCCGGGCTTGACGTCCCAGTTGTATTCCTCGCTGCCCGCCGCGATCTGGTTGAACCCCTGCGCGTAGGCCACGATCTTCGAGGCGTACAGGGCCTGTCGCACGTCTTCGATGAACTGCTTTGCATCGCTTGGCTTTTCGCCGAGCTTGCCGGAGGTGAAGCCGGCCGATGCCGCACGCTGCGGCTTCGAGCCGGACAGTGCGCGGGCGAACACGGCCTCGGCGATGCCGGTGACCGGCACCCCGAGATCGAGGGCCGACTTGACCGTCCAGCGCCCCGTGCCCTTCTGCTCGGCGGCGTCGACGATCACGTCCACCAGCGGCTTGCCGGTCTTGGCGTCGACCTGCTGGAGCACCTCCGCGGTGATCTCGATGAGGTAGCTCTCCAGCTCACCGGCGTTCCACTCGGTGAACACGTCGGCGATCTGCGGTGCGCTCATCCCCAGTCCGTCGCGCAGCAGCTGGTAGGCCTCGCCGATGAGCTGCATGTCGGAGTATTCGATGCCGTTGTGCACCATCTTCACGAAATGGCCGGAGCCGTCGGGGCCGATGTGGGTGCAGCAGGGCACACCGTCGACGTGTGCCGAGATCTCCTCCAGCAGCGGGCCGAGGGATTCGTACGACTTCTTCGGCCCACCCGGCATGATCGACGGGCCGTTCAGTGCGCCCTCCTCGCCACCGGAGATGCCGGCCCCCACGAAGTGCAGGTTACGGTCGGCCATCGCCTTCTCGCGGCGGATGGTGTCGGTGTACAGCGAGTTGCCCCCGTCGATGATGATGTCGCCGGGCTCCATGGCATCGGCCAGTTCGTTGATCACCGCGTCGGTCGGATCACCGGCCTTGACCATGATGAGCACGCGACGCGGCCGCTCCAGGGCCGCCACGAACTCCTCGATGCTTTCGCTGCGGATGAAGTTTCCCTCGGATCCGTGCTCGGCGAGCAGGGCGTCGGTCTTGGCTACCGATCGGTTGTGCAGCGCAACCGTGTAGCCATGTCGCGCGAAGTTGCGCGCGATATTCGATCCCATGACGGCCAGACCCGTCACGCCGATCTGAGCTTTACCCTGCGCCGAGCCCTCTGCAGCCGTCACCAGCACATCCTTTCGTTGACGTGTTGTGCTCCACGGATTCTCGCGCAGTCACAATCAGCCCGCGAGTGCGGGTCGTCTACTTGGAGGTTACTTACTGAAGAGGCGTTGCAGTTCGGTGAACCACGGGATGACAACGGCCAGGGTGGGTACCACCAGAATGGCCGCCGCCGCGACGTAGGCGCCGCAGGACAACATCAGGCTGTTGCCGCTGCCGCCGAGACGTCGCACCCGGATCAGGGTGGTGGGTCCGCCGGCGGCCATCGCGCCGACCGGTGTTGGGCCCCCGGCACAGGCGACCAGGGCGCGGGCCAAGGGAGTCGGGCCGGCAGTGCGGACCGCGGCGTCGTCGGCAAGCAGTTCGACCAGCAGCTTGACCGCGTCCAGCGCGTTCTTACTGCGGACAATGACGGGGAAGGCATCGTGTACGGCGGTGAACGCCTCCAGCACCAGATCGTGGCGGGCTCGCAGATGCGCGCGCTCATGCGCGACGATCGCGGTTACCTCCTTGTGCCCCAGGGTGCTCAGCGTGCCTTCGCTGACAACGACCCGGCTGCGTACGCCGGGCAGGCAGTAGGCCAGGGGCTCGTCGACTTCCAGAACACGCAGATCGTGGTCGCGCCGGCGATGGATGTCGTAGCCACCGCGCCAGTTCTCGCAGTAGCGCTTGTGGTCCAGCAGGTCGACGATCGCCCGGTGCCGGGCGCGCCGGCGCCGGGTGCGTACCCCGACCCGGATCACCGACACCATCAGCCGGATACCGATCAGAATCGTGATCGCGAAGACCGTCACGTAGAGCAGCCACAAACCCCAACCGAGACGGTCGATTTCGCCGGTGATGGTGGCGGTGGGGTGGCCGTCCGGACCTGGGGCCAGCAGTCTGCTGGCGATGGCGAGCCCGGAACTGAAGGCGGAGAGGACGGCGGCCGCGGCAATGGCTTGCCACAAGACCATGGCGGCGCGGGGTGCGCGGTACGGCCAGCGCGCACGCGCGAGCAACGCCGGTACGGGACCGGTCAGCAGCAGCGCGAGAATCGCGAACGCCAGGGCGGACACATAACTAGTGTCCCTTACGCGGTGGGGCGACCGCCAGCAGATGGATCTTTCGCCTCAAGATCGGCCAGCGCACGGCGTAGTGCGTCTGCCTCATCGGGGCCGACGCGCTCCACGAAGTGCACCAATGCGGCCTCGCGCGCGCCAGAGTTGTTGGCCTGCGCCAATGCGTCGACCATCAGGCCGGCCACCAGTTCGTCGCGGCCATGCACCGGGGCATAGCGGTGCGCGCGGTCATCGCGGTGTTGAACGACCAGGTCTTTCTTGGCAAGGCGTTGTAGCACGGTCATCACGGTCGTGTAGGCGAGATCACGCCGCACCGACAACGCTTCGTGGACCTGACGGACGGTCTGAGGCTCGGGGGAGGACCACAGGTGGTCCATCACCGCGCGTTCAAGTTCGCCCAGGCGTGCCATTCCGAACATTCTACGTTCACCTCCGACGCAATGCCGTACTACATCCAGTCGTACTGCTTCTGACAGCCAACGATCCGGGACGCGGTCTTTGTTCCGGCGCTCGATCCGTTCTCGCTCGTCCTGGAGAGCGCGGGCCGCTCGCTGCCTATACGGCCCCACGATCAGGAACTTCGGTGAGGGCAGTCACAACACCCGCACCTGGCGATGTCATCGTACATGTGGTTAGGCTTACCTATCTTGTCTACGTGAAGGGAGGCTGCCAACTGTGACGCTGGCCATCGACCGAACCTCTTCGACCAGGAGTCTCATCGCCGACGATCCGCTGATCGCCGGGATGTCCATCCGCCGGTCGCTGCCGCTGCATGAATCCAGCGCGCGGCTTCGTGAGCTGTACCCGGAATGTCCGCGCGCGTACGGCGTCGCCGTGATGTCCGATGTGGGCCGACGACGATGGTGGCCGCTGGCGCGCGCGCTGAATACCGATCGGCTCGAGCAGATGTATGCCCGCGCTGTCGATGAGACTGGCAGTGGCTCGATTGCCGTCCATCAGCTCGCGGACGCGCTGGTGCACACCGTGGTCGGGCGCCTGGTGGCTCTTGTGGTGCTGGAGGGTCGTGCCTGGGATCCGGGGCTCGGCAACCTATGGGTCTACTTCGACTCTGAAGGCTGCATCGACTGGGCCGGCGTGGTCGACCCGACGCTGCGCGTGTTGCCCGACGACCCTGATCGGGACCGTGAGCAGGTGGTGGTTTTTCCGGGCGAGGACGCTTTGGCGGCCTGGACCGCGCACCGATGCCACCGCGCGCTGGCGCCGTTGTTCACGCGCCTGTCGCAGGTCGGTTCCGGCGCGATGGAAATCGGCCAGATGTGGCAGCTGGTGGGCTCGACAGTGGTGGGTGCGGCCACCCACGTTCCGCTGCTGGCGCGGTCCAGTGAGACCGACGGAATGCGGCGCGGGCAGGCGATCCTGGACCGGTTCATGACACTCGGATTGCCGGTCCGCCACAAAGCCCTTGCTATTTAGGGCAGCCTTGCCTATCCTAAGTCTTGTCGAACGCGCCACAGCGCGACCAGACACCCGGACCGCGCCGGAGTCCTGAGGGCTGCAGAGACCCCCGGTCCACTCGAAGGAAGTGCCCCACCCGTTTCGGCGGGTGGGGCACTTCTTCGTTATCGGTGTCGCACTGATATGAACATCAGATGCCAGACACGCCGGAGCAGCTCAGCGCCATGCCCACCGCGCCCTTCGACAAACTTGTGGGGCTCGAATACACGTCGCTGACACCCGACGGTGTGACCGCCAGCCTCACCATCACCGAGAACCTTCTGCAGCCCAACGGGATCGTGCATGGCGGCGTGTACTGCTCGGTGGTCGAGAGTGTGGCGAGTGTGTCCGGATTCGTGTGGCGGGCCCATGCGCTGGGCGAGGAGAGCGCGGTGGTCGGCGTCAACAACAACACCGACTTTCTGCGAGCGATCTCGACCGGCACGCTCACCGCGGCGTCCACGCCCATACATCGGGGCCGTCGCCAGCAGCTGTGGCTCGTCACCATCACCGACGATCAAGGCCGAACAATCGCGCGCGGGCAGGTGCGTCTGCAGAACCTGTGAGACTCGGGTGGGCGCGACTCCCCGTACGCCCACCCGAGCCCATGCGAGAGATGTCGGCCGGCCCCCCGATGGTCGGGCCGCCACCCTCGTCCCCCCCGAATCCGGTCCCCGCAAGGATCCGGGAAGGCCTTTCAGCTCAGCTGCAGTTTGTCGACGATCATGTCGGCCATCTTCTGCACCAGCTGCTTTGAATTGCTTCGCGCGCACACCTGGGTCTGCACAACGACATTGGCGACCCCGTTGTACGACACGAAGCAGCGGTACTTGCTCGGCCCGTAGGTCAAGACCCAGTTCGCCCTCTTGGCTTCGGTGCGCGACACGGAAACCGTCACCGGCACCTTGTTGCCCTCCGGATCAGTGAAGTTGTAGGTCTTCCCGTCGCATTCCTTGACCTGGTCGCTGGCCGTCGCGAATTGCGATTGAGCCGCGTTCTTGTCGCTGTAGGCGGCGATGGCCTGATACACCTGCGCGTCCGGGCTCTTGGCGTCGCCGAGCAGCATCTCGGTACCGCGGAACGTCTCGTAGTCCTTACCGACCGACTCGACCGTAAGCCCCTGCGTCACATTGCAGCTCGTGTCGTCGGATGCGGTGGCCGTGAAGGGCTTGTCCCGCTTGTTCGTTTTGGCGACTTCGGTGTCCAGGGCCCTGGCGATCTCCTCGTCGGTGAACAGCGCCGCCACCATGGCTTCCTCGGTGATCTTGTCCTGGCCGGGCCATCCCGTCAGCCCGGCCGGTCCAGTGTCCGGCAGCGACGGCGCCGGTGCGTTCACGCTCCGTGAGGTTGTCGCCGTGGCAGGGGCGGCAGTCTCGTGCGTGTCCTGCTGGGCGCCGCACCCGGCCAGTGCCAGCACGGCGATCGCCGTCGCACACAGCGCCGCGCTGACCTGCTTCCGCACGGCCTTTCCCGCCATGAGCCCCCCTGCTGTGTTCTTCACCGCGGTCATGCCGGAATCCACTCGGCCATGCGATCGACGATCGCGGAAACTATCGGAGCGCCATTGCCGTTCTGGCACAACAGGCTTCCGAAGAGCACGTTGTTCTTCGTGCGGTAGTCGTAGAAGCACCGCCATCCCGTGGGCTTCCCGTTCTCGGTTGCTTGCCGCATCCATTTCACGCTGGTGCCGTCGTTGGTGATGTCGCCGATCTGCCATTCGGCATCACCCTCGGTTTGACGGGAGCCCGTGCAGGAGGACAACGACCGTGGATAGGCCGCCTGTAGCTGGCTCGCCGCGGCCTT
Coding sequences within:
- a CDS encoding BlaI/MecI/CopY family transcriptional regulator, whose product is MFGMARLGELERAVMDHLWSSPEPQTVRQVHEALSVRRDLAYTTVMTVLQRLAKKDLVVQHRDDRAHRYAPVHGRDELVAGLMVDALAQANNSGAREAALVHFVERVGPDEADALRRALADLEAKDPSAGGRPTA
- a CDS encoding sensor domain-containing protein, whose product is MTAVKNTAGGLMAGKAVRKQVSAALCATAIAVLALAGCGAQQDTHETAAPATATTSRSVNAPAPSLPDTGPAGLTGWPGQDKITEEAMVAALFTDEEIARALDTEVAKTNKRDKPFTATASDDTSCNVTQGLTVESVGKDYETFRGTEMLLGDAKSPDAQVYQAIAAYSDKNAAQSQFATASDQVKECDGKTYNFTDPEGNKVPVTVSVSRTEAKRANWVLTYGPSKYRCFVSYNGVANVVVQTQVCARSNSKQLVQKMADMIVDKLQLS
- the gndA gene encoding NADP-dependent phosphogluconate dehydrogenase, producing the protein MTAAEGSAQGKAQIGVTGLAVMGSNIARNFARHGYTVALHNRSVAKTDALLAEHGSEGNFIRSESIEEFVAALERPRRVLIMVKAGDPTDAVINELADAMEPGDIIIDGGNSLYTDTIRREKAMADRNLHFVGAGISGGEEGALNGPSIMPGGPKKSYESLGPLLEEISAHVDGVPCCTHIGPDGSGHFVKMVHNGIEYSDMQLIGEAYQLLRDGLGMSAPQIADVFTEWNAGELESYLIEITAEVLQQVDAKTGKPLVDVIVDAAEQKGTGRWTVKSALDLGVPVTGIAEAVFARALSGSKPQRAASAGFTSGKLGEKPSDAKQFIEDVRQALYASKIVAYAQGFNQIAAGSEEYNWDVKPGDLATIWRGGCIIRAQFLNRVKEAFAEQPDLPTLIAAPYFRDAVEKGIDSWRRVVITATALGIPVPGFASSLSYYDGLRTDRLPAALTQAQRDFFGAHTYERIDSPGKFHTLWSGDRSEVEA
- a CDS encoding M56 family metallopeptidase; the encoded protein is MSALAFAILALLLTGPVPALLARARWPYRAPRAAMVLWQAIAAAAVLSAFSSGLAIASRLLAPGPDGHPTATITGEIDRLGWGLWLLYVTVFAITILIGIRLMVSVIRVGVRTRRRRARHRAIVDLLDHKRYCENWRGGYDIHRRRDHDLRVLEVDEPLAYCLPGVRSRVVVSEGTLSTLGHKEVTAIVAHERAHLRARHDLVLEAFTAVHDAFPVIVRSKNALDAVKLLVELLADDAAVRTAGPTPLARALVACAGGPTPVGAMAAGGPTTLIRVRRLGGSGNSLMLSCGAYVAAAAILVVPTLAVVIPWFTELQRLFSK
- a CDS encoding PaaI family thioesterase, whose amino-acid sequence is MPDTPEQLSAMPTAPFDKLVGLEYTSLTPDGVTASLTITENLLQPNGIVHGGVYCSVVESVASVSGFVWRAHALGEESAVVGVNNNTDFLRAISTGTLTAASTPIHRGRRQQLWLVTITDDQGRTIARGQVRLQNL